The following are encoded together in the Anopheles nili chromosome 3, idAnoNiliSN_F5_01, whole genome shotgun sequence genome:
- the LOC128724626 gene encoding protein lin-28 homolog, giving the protein MAKDTLRQGAFLVDDQDAREPDPQDQEGFVGSRRGRCKWFNVVKGWGFITPDDGGQEVFVHQSVIQMGGFRSLGENEEVEFESKLTGKGYEATSVSGPSHAECKGSDFRPYSKKRRFRKVRCYNCGEFANHIASKCALGPLPKRCHHCRSEDHLIADCPTKPPEK; this is encoded by the exons ATGGCGAAGGACACACTCCGACAGGGCGCATTTCTTGTGGACGACCAGGATGCTCGGGAACCGGATCCGCAGGATCAGGAAG GTTTTGTTGGATCACGGAGAGGGCGGTGCAAATGGTTCAACGTCGTGAAAGGATGGGGTTTCATCACACCGGACGATGGAGGTCAGGAGGTGTTCGTGCATCAG AGTGTCATTCAGATGGGTGGATTTCGGTCGTTGGGTGAAAACGAAGAGGTCGAATTCGAGTCCAAGCTGACCGGTAAAGGATACGAGGCAACCAGCGTCAGCGGGCCGTCACACGCCGAGTGCAAAGGAAGTGACTTCCGGCCGTACAGCAAGAAGCGAAGGTTCCGCAAAGTTAG GTGTTATAATTGTGGAGAATTTGCGAACCACATTGCTTCCAAGTGTGCGTTGGGGCCACTGCCAAAGCGTTGCCATCACTGCAGGAGCGAGGATCATCTAATAGCGGACTGTCCGACGAAGCCGCCCGAGAAGTGA
- the LOC128725639 gene encoding uncharacterized protein LOC128725639, whose product MGAKGSVEAAKMNADGWGHFERGSRHYSHRHNQRSQSLNRGQALSRADVSGMW is encoded by the exons atgGGAGCTAAGGGTAGCGTAGAGGCTGCCAAGATGAACGCCGATGGCTGGGGCCACTTCGAG CGTGGCAGCCGTCACTACAGCCACAGACATAACCAGCGGTCCCAGTCGTTGAACCGAGGCCAAGCTCTTTCGCGAGCCGATGTCAGTGGGATGTGGTGA